The DNA window ATCCTGGCGTTGCCGTTCGTGATCCTGGTCAGCCTTGTCGTCGCACGTCAGTGGAAACTGCTCGGTGCGTATGCGGCCGCGGCCGCGATCGCCGGGCTCGCGCTGTCGATCACCAACGCGGGTATCGCGGCGCCGCAGTGGCATTTCGACCTCTCCGACCGCCTCGACACGCTGCCTTCCCAATTCGTCGACGATCCGCGCTGGATCGCGATGCTCGCCGCGGTGCTCACCGTCTCGGGGCCATGGCTGCCCGCGCGGTGGCGGCGTTGGTGGTGGGCGCTGCTGCTGGCGTTCGTGCCGATCCATCTCGTCATCAGCGCCGTGGTCCCCGCGCGCTCGCTGTTCGGGCTGGCCGTCGGCTGGTTCATCGGCGCCTTGGTCGTGCTCGTCGTTGGAACTCCCGGGCTCGACGTGCCGCTTGAGGGGGCGGTTCGCGCGATGGCCCGTCGCGGGTGCGTCGTGTCCGCGCTCAAGGTGGTGCGGCCGTCCGGGGCCGGGCCGCTGATCCTGCAGGCGGAGTGCGAGCACCAGCAGACGACGGCCGTGATGGAGATGTACGGACCACATCAACGCGGCGGCGGGGTTCTCCTGCAGCTGTGGCGCAAGGTGCGGCTGCGCGACCGAGAGACTGCACCCCTGCATGCATCCATGCGCCGCGCCGTCGAACACCGGGCGTTGATGGCCATCGCGATCGGTCAACTCAAGATCGCCAATACCTCCACAGTCGCCGTGGCCGCGCTCGAGCGCAGCTGGACGTTGTACGCCCACACTCCCGTCAGCGGAACGCCGATCGGCGACTGCACCGCGGCCATTCCCGTCAGCCGGGTCTGGGAATCACTGCGCGAACTTCACGACTGCCAGATCTCGCACGGAGATCTGCGCGCCAGCGAGATCACAGTCGACGAGTCCGTGTTGTTCGGCGGTTTCGACAGCGCGGAGTACGGCGCAACCCAGGCGCAACTGCGATCCGACATCGCGCAGCTGCTGGTGACGACGACACATCTATACGACGCGCCGACAGCGGTGCGGGCCGCCATCGACGTGTTCGGCAAGGACACCGTACTGTCCGCCTCGCGGCGGCTCACGAAAGCGGCTGTGCCGTCACGCATCCGGCAATCCGTACGGGATCCGAAGGCCGTCATCTCCGCCGCGCGCGACGAGGTGAAGAGTCAGACCCGCGTCGACGAGATCCGCACCGAGACCGTCACCCGGTTCACCCGCGGCCAGCTGATCCAACTCGTGCTGTTGATCGCTCTGGTCTATGTCGCCTATCCGTTCATCAGCTCGGTGCCGACATTCCTCACCGAATTGCGCACAGCGAACTGGTGGTTCGCACTGCTGGGGTTGGCGGCGTCGATGCTGACGTACCTCGGTGCCGCGGCCGCGCTGTGGGCGGCCGCCGATGGCGTGGTCAAGCTATGGGGCCTGA is part of the Mycolicibacterium tusciae JS617 genome and encodes:
- a CDS encoding lysylphosphatidylglycerol synthase transmembrane domain-containing protein, translating into MRVDGRDITVTGSLLQPLTRRTNDIIRVALSAVFLAVVITSSLITRNEWVALEQSVSEIVAVLTPTQANLVYLVYGVAILALPFVILVSLVVARQWKLLGAYAAAAAIAGLALSITNAGIAAPQWHFDLSDRLDTLPSQFVDDPRWIAMLAAVLTVSGPWLPARWRRWWWALLLAFVPIHLVISAVVPARSLFGLAVGWFIGALVVLVVGTPGLDVPLEGAVRAMARRGCVVSALKVVRPSGAGPLILQAECEHQQTTAVMEMYGPHQRGGGVLLQLWRKVRLRDRETAPLHASMRRAVEHRALMAIAIGQLKIANTSTVAVAALERSWTLYAHTPVSGTPIGDCTAAIPVSRVWESLRELHDCQISHGDLRASEITVDESVLFGGFDSAEYGATQAQLRSDIAQLLVTTTHLYDAPTAVRAAIDVFGKDTVLSASRRLTKAAVPSRIRQSVRDPKAVISAARDEVKSQTRVDEIRTETVTRFTRGQLIQLVLLIALVYVAYPFISSVPTFLTELRTANWWFALLGLAASMLTYLGAAAALWAAADGVVKLWGLIVMQVANKFAATTTPAGVGGLALSARYLQKGGLTAIRATTAVALQQSVQVMTHILLLIFFSTAAGVSANLSRFVPSVDVLYLVAGLLLGLIGTFLLVPRLRRWLATSVRPRLQEVIGHLIELGREPKRLAVVVLGCAATTLGNAFALWAAIEAFGGDTSFITVTVVTMVGGTLASAAPTPGGVGAVEAALIGGLAAFGMAAAIAVPSVLLYRVLTTWLPVFVGWQVMRWMTKNSKI